A single region of the Gilliamella apis genome encodes:
- the ilvY gene encoding HTH-type transcriptional activator IlvY translates to MNIRDLKLFLHLCETCHFGMSADAMHVSPSTLSRQIQRLEEQFGHQLFVRDNRQVQITHEGEKVKRFALQVVNLHQQLKQELDQSDQQLVGELTLFCSVTAAYSHLPDILDRFRIHYPLVEIKLSTGDAADAVEKIQSNQADLAIAGKPKQLPAGVEFIKLGEIEMVLLIPKLNSSFSDKLHQKTPDWHNIPFILPEHGPSRQRIDLWFKQQKITSPRIYATVAGHEAIVSMVALGCGVALLPKVVMENSPERVRERITEWSTNLMEPFDVGICVQKRRLSEKIISAFWALGSKNLPSNG, encoded by the coding sequence ATGAATATTCGTGACCTAAAATTGTTTTTACATTTGTGTGAGACATGCCATTTTGGCATGAGCGCTGATGCAATGCATGTAAGTCCTTCCACGCTTTCAAGGCAAATCCAACGCCTTGAGGAACAATTTGGGCATCAATTATTTGTACGCGACAACCGACAAGTTCAAATTACTCATGAAGGCGAAAAAGTAAAACGTTTTGCTCTACAAGTTGTAAATCTACATCAACAATTAAAGCAAGAGTTAGATCAATCAGATCAACAATTGGTTGGCGAATTAACCCTATTTTGCTCAGTAACGGCGGCCTATAGTCATTTACCTGATATATTAGATCGCTTCCGCATTCATTATCCACTAGTTGAAATTAAGCTATCTACTGGTGATGCTGCTGATGCAGTTGAAAAAATTCAATCTAATCAGGCTGATCTCGCTATTGCAGGCAAACCTAAACAATTACCGGCTGGTGTTGAATTTATAAAATTAGGCGAGATCGAAATGGTCTTATTAATTCCTAAGCTCAATAGCTCATTTAGTGATAAATTACATCAAAAAACGCCAGATTGGCATAATATTCCTTTCATTTTGCCAGAACATGGCCCCAGCCGACAGAGAATTGATTTATGGTTCAAACAACAGAAAATAACCAGTCCTAGAATTTATGCAACAGTTGCAGGACATGAAGCAATTGTATCTATGGTTGCTTTAGGATGCGGTGTAGCATTATTGCCAAAAGTGGTAATGGAAAACAGTCCAGAAAGAGTTCGCGAACGAATTACTGAATGGTCAACCAATTTAATGGAACCATTTGATGTGGGTATATGCGTCCAAAAAAGGCGATTATCTGAAAAAATTATTTCAGCCTTTTGGGCTCTTGGTAGCAAAAATTTACCATCTAACGGATAA
- the aroA gene encoding 3-phosphoshikimate 1-carboxyvinyltransferase — protein sequence MMLSLTLQPIKKFSGTINLPGSKSVSNRALLLSALSQGKTRLTNLLDSDDVRYMLDALKALNIKYHLSDDRTICDIEGVGGKLHSAHPLELFLGNAGTAMRPLAAALCLADNNIVLTGEPRMKERPIGHLVDALRQGGAKIDYLENEGYPPLHIHGGFTGGKIAVNGSVSSQFLTALLMAAPLASNDTEITIIGDLVSKPYIDITIKMMAMFGVSVINNQYQTFVIKANQTYQSPGSYLVEGDASSASYFLAAAAIKGGTVRVTGVGKKSLQGDTQFAHVLEKMGAKITWADDYIECTRGELNGVDMDMNHIPDAAMTIATTALFADGTTTIRNIYNWRVKETDRLSAMANELRKVGATVEEGEDYITITPPAKLNHAEIKTYNDHRMAMCFSLVALSDTPVTILDPKCTMKTFPDYFEQFKRLSEI from the coding sequence ATTATGTTATCTTTAACATTACAACCGATAAAAAAATTTAGTGGTACCATTAATTTACCTGGTTCTAAAAGTGTATCAAATCGTGCACTATTATTATCTGCACTTAGTCAAGGTAAAACAAGATTAACTAATTTACTTGATAGTGATGATGTTCGCTATATGCTTGATGCTTTAAAAGCGTTGAACATCAAATATCATCTGTCAGATGACCGAACAATTTGTGATATAGAAGGGGTAGGTGGTAAATTACATTCTGCTCACCCATTAGAACTATTTTTAGGAAATGCCGGGACAGCTATGCGTCCTTTAGCTGCAGCACTTTGTTTAGCCGATAATAATATTGTATTAACGGGTGAACCTCGTATGAAAGAGCGTCCAATTGGTCATTTGGTGGATGCATTACGTCAAGGTGGCGCTAAAATTGATTATCTTGAAAATGAAGGTTATCCGCCACTTCATATCCATGGTGGTTTTACTGGAGGTAAGATTGCTGTAAATGGCTCAGTATCAAGTCAATTTTTGACTGCACTATTGATGGCCGCCCCTTTAGCTAGCAATGATACTGAAATTACTATTATTGGCGATCTAGTTTCTAAACCATATATTGATATTACAATAAAAATGATGGCAATGTTTGGTGTATCGGTTATCAATAATCAATATCAGACATTTGTCATTAAAGCTAATCAAACTTATCAATCGCCTGGTAGTTATTTGGTAGAAGGTGATGCCTCTTCAGCATCCTATTTCTTAGCGGCAGCAGCAATTAAAGGTGGCACTGTTCGTGTTACTGGAGTTGGTAAAAAAAGTTTACAAGGAGATACTCAATTTGCCCATGTGCTTGAAAAAATGGGTGCCAAAATAACTTGGGCTGATGATTATATTGAGTGTACTCGCGGTGAATTAAATGGTGTCGATATGGATATGAATCATATTCCTGATGCTGCGATGACAATTGCAACCACTGCACTCTTTGCTGATGGAACAACGACAATTCGAAATATTTACAATTGGCGAGTAAAAGAGACCGATCGCTTATCGGCTATGGCCAACGAATTACGTAAAGTTGGTGCTACTGTTGAAGAAGGAGAGGATTATATTACTATAACTCCTCCTGCAAAACTCAATCATGCAGAAATCAAAACTTATAATGACCATCGTATGGCTATGTGCTTCTCATTAGTTGCACTCTCTGATACGCCGGTAACTATTTTAGATCCGAAGTGTACAATGAAAACATTTCCTGATTATTTTGAACAATTTAAACGATTAAGCGAAATATAA
- the ptrA gene encoding pitrilysin gives MNNMKTKTLFITALTVFTFNSSFAIENKHEHSVLSNKVHQSERDDRQYEVIELNNKMRVLLVSDPKATKSLGSIALPVGSLYDPVLQQGLAHYTEHMVLMGSKKYPQPSSFTEFLSRHAGNYNATTSGNRTAFFFEVENGVINTALDYLADAIAEPIFDPKFADKERNAVSSEMTMYRSSDGFRIQQVDSETINPNHPAAQFSGGNLETLSDKDNSKLQDELVNFHDKYYSANIMVGVIYSNQSIEKLETLAESTYGQIPNKNIVVPPITKPAITQEFTGKEITMIPAQPRKMLSLKFPIENDIDKFADKTNEYLIYLISNNSKNTLADQLQKQGLIEAIQTTCDSKYYGNSGTFNINVILTDEGLAQKDKVIAAIFNYLQLIEKQGVSEAYYDEIKKVFALSFKYKDVNRDMSYVEWLSDQMLLYPVKNVLDADYVAEHLNKEAIITRIKSFTPDNARVWLIAPNQTTDKTAYFLNAPYKVDNITDELKATWTNLAKDFSFSLPELNPYIPDNFSIIAQNEDQIQPATFSKRGNHIHFVSRHFSNDPKAVIAVSLRNNQAFKDAKTSIAFELLDYIVSRDLTQLQFQAGNAGMSLSTGTDNGLMITAAGFNQHLPEMVLAILNSYRQVTIDEQSLALAKSWYLQRLDGADHFESIRLASEPVLALSKLPHYFERDERRQITNTITISDVEAYRDNLMSQSIPYMISLGNISNEDSLDLYHAVQKTLKRNVEFTPLDDIAIKTSFTARITQQAKSTDSALLMTYFPTNYDPTKSQVVGYTLANIMSPWFFDQLRSNEQLGYLVGIFPFFIGESVGLGFAVQTNQWDPAYLLQRYQAFYPAMLNKLDALTDEDIEEYKRSIIDEQTMPPQSLDEEFERLISDYRLSRFQFDSRDKKIELLKKITKQDLIDFYKNTVIEQKGLVIASQVIGKTEKEEKQPEAITDYTEFKNASSLQNELLK, from the coding sequence ATGAATAACATGAAAACTAAAACACTATTTATTACTGCATTAACCGTTTTTACATTTAATAGTTCATTTGCTATTGAGAATAAGCATGAACATTCTGTATTATCAAATAAAGTTCACCAAAGCGAACGAGATGATCGTCAATATGAAGTGATTGAACTTAATAATAAAATGCGAGTTTTATTAGTTTCAGATCCGAAAGCAACCAAATCACTCGGATCAATAGCATTGCCTGTTGGTTCACTATATGATCCAGTACTTCAACAAGGATTAGCTCATTACACAGAACATATGGTGCTAATGGGTTCGAAAAAGTATCCTCAACCGTCAAGCTTTACTGAGTTTTTGTCACGACATGCCGGTAACTATAATGCTACTACCAGTGGTAATCGGACTGCATTTTTCTTTGAAGTTGAAAACGGTGTGATTAATACTGCATTAGATTATTTAGCTGATGCGATTGCTGAGCCAATTTTTGATCCTAAATTTGCTGATAAAGAACGTAATGCCGTTAGTTCTGAAATGACGATGTACCGATCGAGTGATGGTTTCCGCATTCAGCAAGTTGATTCTGAAACGATTAATCCTAATCATCCAGCAGCACAATTTTCTGGAGGCAATTTAGAAACATTAAGTGATAAAGATAATAGTAAATTGCAAGATGAATTGGTTAATTTTCATGATAAATATTATTCAGCTAATATTATGGTTGGGGTTATTTATAGTAATCAATCCATTGAAAAATTAGAAACTTTGGCTGAATCTACTTACGGTCAAATTCCTAATAAAAATATTGTTGTTCCACCAATTACTAAACCAGCGATAACTCAGGAGTTTACTGGTAAAGAAATTACCATGATACCAGCTCAACCTAGAAAAATGTTGTCTCTAAAATTTCCAATCGAAAATGACATCGATAAATTTGCAGATAAAACCAATGAATATCTTATCTATTTAATTAGTAATAATAGTAAAAATACCTTAGCTGATCAGTTACAAAAACAAGGCTTGATTGAAGCTATTCAAACAACTTGTGATAGTAAATATTATGGTAATAGTGGGACATTTAATATTAATGTTATTTTAACTGATGAAGGTTTGGCACAAAAAGACAAGGTGATTGCAGCTATATTCAATTATTTACAATTAATTGAAAAACAGGGCGTTTCAGAAGCTTATTACGATGAGATAAAAAAAGTTTTTGCTTTGTCGTTTAAGTATAAAGATGTTAACCGCGATATGTCTTATGTTGAATGGTTATCTGATCAAATGCTGCTTTATCCAGTTAAAAATGTATTAGATGCGGATTATGTTGCTGAACATTTGAATAAAGAAGCTATCATCACTCGAATCAAAAGTTTTACTCCCGATAATGCTAGAGTTTGGTTGATTGCTCCAAATCAAACCACCGATAAAACTGCATATTTTCTTAATGCGCCTTATAAGGTCGATAATATTACAGATGAATTAAAAGCAACGTGGACTAATTTAGCTAAAGATTTTTCGTTTAGTCTGCCTGAATTAAATCCTTATATTCCTGATAATTTTAGTATAATTGCACAAAATGAAGATCAGATTCAACCAGCTACATTTAGTAAACGTGGTAATCATATTCATTTTGTTAGTCGTCATTTTAGTAATGATCCTAAGGCTGTGATTGCTGTTTCTTTACGTAATAATCAGGCTTTTAAAGATGCAAAAACGTCAATTGCTTTTGAGTTACTTGATTACATAGTTAGTCGTGATTTAACTCAATTACAATTTCAAGCTGGTAATGCCGGAATGTCATTATCTACTGGTACTGATAATGGTTTAATGATAACAGCTGCTGGTTTTAATCAACATTTACCAGAAATGGTATTGGCTATTCTTAATAGTTATCGTCAAGTGACTATTGATGAACAAAGTTTAGCATTAGCTAAATCATGGTATCTGCAACGACTTGATGGGGCAGATCATTTCGAAAGTATTCGATTAGCGTCCGAGCCAGTTCTTGCATTATCTAAATTGCCGCACTATTTTGAACGAGACGAAAGACGACAAATTACAAATACTATCACTATTAGTGATGTTGAAGCTTATCGTGATAACTTGATGTCTCAATCGATACCTTACATGATTAGTTTAGGTAATATTTCAAATGAAGATTCTCTGGATCTTTATCATGCAGTGCAAAAGACATTAAAACGCAATGTTGAATTTACGCCTTTGGATGATATAGCAATTAAAACTTCGTTTACAGCGAGAATCACCCAACAAGCGAAAAGTACCGATAGCGCATTGTTAATGACTTATTTCCCAACTAATTATGATCCAACTAAAAGCCAAGTAGTTGGCTATACATTAGCTAATATTATGTCACCATGGTTTTTTGATCAATTACGGAGCAATGAACAATTGGGATATCTTGTAGGTATTTTTCCATTTTTCATCGGTGAATCAGTAGGGCTGGGTTTTGCTGTGCAAACTAATCAGTGGGATCCTGCTTATCTATTACAACGTTATCAAGCCTTTTACCCAGCAATGTTAAATAAATTAGATGCGTTAACTGATGAGGATATTGAAGAGTATAAAAGAAGTATCATTGATGAACAGACAATGCCTCCGCAATCCTTAGATGAAGAGTTTGAACGTTTAATTTCAGATTATCGTTTATCTCGTTTTCAATTCGATTCTCGTGATAAAAAAATAGAACTACTTAAGAAAATCACTAAACAAGATTTAATTGATTTTTATAAAAATACCGTTATTGAACAAAAAGGTTTAGTAATAGCATCACAAGTGATAGGAAAAACGGAAAAAGAAGAAAAGCAACCGGAAGCTATCACTGACTATACTGAATTTAAAAATGCATCATCATTACAAAATGAATTATTAAAATAA
- a CDS encoding HU family DNA-binding protein, giving the protein MNRSDLAERIVNWRAHLPVQLVDDAVRDIIEQIALAMESNDRVEIRGFGSFSLNYRAPRKARNPRTGGNVEVKHKYIPHFKPGKSYVNV; this is encoded by the coding sequence ATGAACAGATCCGATTTAGCAGAAAGAATAGTCAACTGGCGGGCACACCTTCCTGTGCAACTTGTTGATGATGCTGTTAGAGACATTATTGAACAAATTGCTTTAGCGATGGAAAGTAATGATCGTGTTGAAATACGCGGTTTTGGTAGTTTTAGTCTTAACTACCGCGCTCCACGTAAAGCTAGAAACCCTAGAACAGGAGGAAATGTTGAGGTTAAACACAAATATATCCCTCACTTTAAACCTGGAAAGAGTTACGTGAACGTGTAA
- the cmk gene encoding (d)CMP kinase: MTKNIPVIAVDGPSGVGKGTLCQALANHFNWHLLDSGAIYRVLALAALKQNIALDDIIQLTVLALNLPLTFDSSHGDVKVLLAGVDVSKEIRTEQTGGAASEVAAINEVRTALLQRQRDFRQLPGLIADGRDMGTVVFSDAPVKIFLDASAQSRAERRMKQLQDKQIHAKFPEILQEITARDERDRNRAVAPLKPAVDALIIDTTSLSIEDVFNQAIMYIKEKLAL, encoded by the coding sequence ATGACAAAAAATATTCCTGTTATTGCTGTTGATGGTCCAAGTGGTGTAGGTAAGGGTACATTATGTCAAGCGTTAGCAAATCACTTCAACTGGCATCTTTTGGATTCAGGTGCTATCTATCGTGTGTTAGCGCTAGCGGCGTTAAAACAAAATATTGCTTTAGATGATATTATTCAGCTAACTGTGCTCGCATTGAATTTACCGTTAACATTTGATAGCAGTCATGGTGATGTCAAAGTATTGTTGGCTGGGGTTGATGTTTCAAAAGAGATTCGTACCGAACAAACTGGTGGAGCAGCTTCAGAAGTAGCTGCAATAAATGAAGTAAGAACAGCCCTATTACAGCGTCAACGTGATTTTCGACAATTGCCTGGATTAATTGCCGATGGTCGTGATATGGGCACAGTCGTGTTCAGCGATGCCCCTGTAAAAATATTTCTTGATGCTAGCGCTCAATCAAGAGCAGAAAGAAGAATGAAACAGTTGCAAGATAAGCAAATTCATGCTAAATTCCCCGAAATTTTGCAGGAGATAACTGCGCGTGATGAGCGAGATCGAAATCGAGCGGTTGCGCCCTTAAAGCCTGCAGTTGATGCATTAATAATTGATACCACATCTCTCTCTATCGAAGATGTTTTTAATCAAGCTATTATGTATATAAAAGAAAAACTTGCGCTATAA
- the prfC gene encoding peptide chain release factor 3 has translation MTEQAYLDEVNARRTFAIISHPDAGKTTITEKVLLFGQAIQTAGTVKGRGANAQHAKSDWMEMEKQRGISITTSVMQFPYNDCLVNLLDTPGHEDFSEDTYRTLTAVDSCLMVIDAAKGVEDRTRKLMEVTRLRNTPILTFMNKLDRDIRDPMELLDEVENELNIMCAPITWPIGCGKLFKGVYHLAKDETYLYQTGKGHTIQEVRIIKGLDNPALDTTIGDDLAQQLRDELELVQGASNEFDLEAFLSGDLTPVFFGTALGNFGVDHMLDGLTAWAPTPQPRQTDKREVAATEEKFTGFVFKIQANMDPKHRDRVAFMRIVSGKYEKGMKLRHVRIAKDVNISDALTFMAGDRDHVEQAYAGDIIGLHNHGTIQIGDTFTQGEDLKFTGIPNFAPELFRRIRLKDPLKQKQLLKGLVQLSEEGAVQVFRPIANNDLIVGAVGVLQFDVVVARLKSEYNVEAIYEPVNVTTARWVECSDAKKLEDFKRKCEQNLALDGGDNLSYIAPSMVNLNLTQERYPDVEFRKTREH, from the coding sequence ATGACAGAACAAGCTTATTTAGACGAAGTTAATGCTCGTCGTACTTTTGCTATCATCTCTCACCCAGATGCGGGTAAAACGACTATCACCGAAAAAGTATTGTTGTTTGGACAAGCGATTCAAACTGCGGGTACAGTTAAAGGGCGTGGTGCTAATGCTCAACACGCTAAATCAGATTGGATGGAAATGGAAAAACAGCGTGGTATTTCCATCACCACATCGGTCATGCAATTTCCTTATAATGATTGTTTAGTTAACTTACTTGATACTCCTGGACATGAGGACTTCTCTGAAGATACTTATCGAACGTTAACTGCTGTTGATAGTTGTTTAATGGTTATTGATGCTGCGAAAGGTGTCGAAGATAGAACACGTAAATTGATGGAAGTAACGCGTTTACGTAATACGCCAATTTTGACTTTTATGAATAAACTTGATCGTGATATACGAGACCCGATGGAGTTGCTTGATGAAGTTGAAAACGAACTTAATATCATGTGTGCACCTATTACTTGGCCAATTGGTTGTGGTAAATTATTCAAAGGTGTCTATCATTTAGCGAAAGATGAGACCTATCTTTATCAAACAGGTAAAGGTCATACTATTCAAGAAGTTCGTATTATCAAAGGTTTAGATAATCCAGCACTCGATACCACAATTGGCGATGATTTAGCACAGCAGCTTCGTGATGAGCTTGAATTAGTACAAGGTGCATCAAATGAGTTTGATCTGGAAGCTTTTCTATCTGGTGATTTAACTCCAGTATTTTTTGGTACTGCATTAGGAAATTTTGGTGTTGATCATATGCTTGATGGGTTGACTGCTTGGGCCCCGACGCCTCAACCCCGCCAAACAGATAAACGAGAGGTTGCAGCTACTGAAGAAAAATTTACTGGTTTTGTATTTAAGATACAGGCCAACATGGATCCTAAACATCGTGACCGAGTTGCCTTTATGCGTATTGTATCGGGTAAATACGAGAAAGGTATGAAGTTGCGTCATGTTCGTATCGCAAAAGATGTGAATATATCTGATGCATTAACCTTTATGGCTGGAGATCGAGATCATGTTGAACAAGCTTATGCTGGTGATATTATTGGTCTACATAATCATGGCACTATACAGATTGGTGATACTTTCACTCAAGGTGAAGATCTTAAATTTACCGGTATTCCTAACTTTGCCCCTGAGCTATTTCGTCGTATTCGTTTAAAAGATCCTCTTAAACAGAAACAATTATTAAAAGGTTTAGTTCAGCTTTCGGAAGAAGGTGCAGTACAAGTATTCCGTCCAATTGCTAACAATGATTTAATTGTTGGAGCGGTAGGGGTGTTGCAATTTGACGTAGTTGTTGCGCGTTTAAAATCTGAATACAACGTAGAAGCGATTTATGAACCAGTAAATGTAACAACGGCTCGTTGGGTTGAATGTAGTGATGCTAAGAAACTTGAAGATTTTAAACGAAAATGTGAGCAAAATTTGGCACTAGATGGTGGTGATAATCTATCTTATATTGCGCCAAGTATGGTTAATCTAAATCTAACACAAGAACGTTATCCAGATGTTGAATTTAGAAAAACACGTGAGCATTAA
- a CDS encoding helix-turn-helix domain-containing protein: MITGSIDYCAIGQRLRAYRIAASLRAEDVAESLKISRAAVYRLEKGEIVKIETLERLASLLDTSFASLLGIDTEYYSSGDGFFERMRQLEEQSTHIYSHFDPFSFLLTSSDYLAHLGMMLNESSESIAAQRYATSLSILNERKTQFYQSVPKVINLISLRNVERFLHIGLVGNLTISPGKKSERMLLARKEIYHLIKLIEDQAYAPTIAITEQAIPSIAFQIFYQNKDALALAMSPFRLGELPNITTGIASITSSEDAIKRYRHLFDKLWQNSAKDHKAIDLLKTTLENF; encoded by the coding sequence ATGATTACTGGATCGATTGATTATTGTGCTATCGGACAGCGATTGCGGGCTTACCGTATCGCTGCTTCTCTCAGAGCTGAAGATGTTGCAGAAAGTCTTAAAATCTCTAGAGCTGCAGTTTACCGTTTAGAAAAAGGCGAAATTGTCAAAATAGAAACGCTTGAACGTTTAGCCTCATTATTAGATACTTCATTTGCTAGTTTGCTTGGCATTGACACTGAATACTATTCGAGTGGTGATGGTTTTTTTGAACGCATGCGTCAATTAGAAGAACAATCTACGCACATTTATTCCCATTTTGATCCTTTTTCTTTTCTATTAACTTCATCTGATTATCTTGCTCATTTAGGTATGATGTTAAATGAGTCGAGTGAATCCATTGCAGCGCAAAGATATGCAACATCATTATCGATTTTAAATGAGCGTAAGACACAGTTTTATCAATCTGTACCAAAAGTGATTAATCTAATCAGTTTGCGTAATGTTGAGCGATTTTTGCACATCGGTTTGGTTGGCAATTTAACTATTTCTCCAGGCAAGAAATCTGAAAGAATGTTGTTAGCTCGTAAAGAAATTTATCATTTGATCAAATTGATAGAAGATCAAGCTTATGCGCCAACAATTGCGATTACGGAACAGGCTATCCCATCCATCGCTTTTCAAATATTTTATCAAAATAAAGATGCGTTAGCATTGGCAATGAGTCCTTTTCGATTAGGTGAACTACCTAATATAACCACAGGGATTGCCTCAATAACATCTTCAGAAGATGCAATTAAACGTTATCGCCACTTATTTGATAAGTTATGGCAAAATAGTGCGAAAGATCATAAAGCAATCGATCTATTAAAAACCACCTTAGAAAATTTTTAA
- the rpsA gene encoding 30S ribosomal protein S1, which yields MTESFAQLFEESLNQLDTRSGNMIRGTVVAIDKDVVLVDAGLKSESAIPVEQFKNAQGELEVQVGDVVDVVLDSIEDGFGETILSREKAKRHEAWLTLEKAVEDAATVLGVINGKVKGGFTVDLNGVRAFLPGSLVDVRPLRDTSHIENREIELKVIKLDQKRNNVVVSRRAVIESENSAEREQLLENLQEGSEVKGIIKNLTDYGAFVDLGGVDGLLHITDMAWKRVKHPSEVVEVGQELLVKVLKFDKDRSRVSLGLKQLGEDPWVSIAKRYPEGTKVTGKVTNLTDYGCFVEIETGVEGLVHVSEMDWTNKNIHPSKVVSLGDEVEVVVLEIDEERRRISLGLKQCKPNPWLQFAESHNKGDKVSGKIKSITDFGIFIGLDGGIDGLVHLSDISWNMPGEEAVKAYKKGDDIEAVVLQVDADRERISLGIKQLEDDPFSSFASNFKKGAIVKGKVTAVDAKGATVEIADGIEGYLKAQDIARERIEDATTALNVGDEVEAKIVNIDRKTRAISLSVRAKDEADEKEALAAVNNTATQEDASFTNAMAEAFKAASKTE from the coding sequence ATGACTGAATCTTTTGCTCAACTCTTTGAAGAGTCTTTAAATCAACTAGACACTCGTTCTGGTAATATGATCCGTGGTACTGTCGTTGCAATCGACAAAGATGTTGTTTTAGTTGATGCTGGTTTAAAATCTGAATCAGCAATTCCAGTAGAGCAGTTTAAAAATGCCCAAGGTGAATTAGAAGTTCAAGTTGGCGACGTTGTAGACGTTGTTCTTGATTCTATTGAAGATGGCTTTGGCGAAACAATCTTATCTCGTGAAAAAGCTAAACGTCATGAAGCGTGGCTAACATTAGAAAAAGCAGTTGAAGATGCTGCAACAGTTTTAGGTGTTATCAATGGTAAAGTTAAAGGTGGCTTTACGGTTGATCTTAATGGCGTTCGAGCGTTCCTACCAGGTTCGCTTGTTGATGTTCGTCCATTACGCGATACTTCTCATATTGAAAATAGAGAGATCGAATTAAAAGTTATTAAATTAGATCAAAAACGCAACAACGTAGTTGTTTCACGTCGTGCAGTAATTGAATCTGAAAATAGCGCAGAAAGAGAACAACTTCTTGAAAATCTACAAGAAGGTTCTGAAGTTAAAGGTATTATCAAAAATCTTACTGATTACGGTGCATTCGTTGATCTTGGTGGGGTTGATGGTTTACTACATATCACTGATATGGCTTGGAAACGTGTTAAACATCCAAGCGAAGTGGTTGAAGTTGGTCAAGAATTACTTGTTAAAGTTCTTAAATTCGATAAAGACCGTTCACGTGTTTCTCTTGGCTTAAAACAATTAGGCGAAGATCCTTGGGTTTCAATTGCTAAACGTTACCCAGAAGGTACTAAAGTAACTGGTAAAGTAACTAACTTAACTGATTACGGTTGTTTCGTTGAAATCGAAACTGGTGTTGAAGGTTTAGTACACGTTTCTGAAATGGATTGGACTAACAAAAATATTCATCCATCTAAAGTAGTTAGCTTAGGTGATGAAGTTGAAGTTGTAGTTCTTGAAATTGATGAAGAACGTCGTCGTATTTCTCTTGGTCTTAAACAATGTAAACCAAATCCATGGTTACAATTTGCTGAATCACACAATAAAGGTGATAAAGTTAGCGGTAAGATCAAATCAATCACTGATTTCGGTATCTTCATCGGTTTAGATGGTGGTATTGATGGTCTAGTGCATCTTTCTGATATTTCTTGGAATATGCCAGGTGAAGAAGCTGTTAAAGCTTATAAGAAAGGTGACGATATTGAAGCTGTTGTTTTACAAGTTGATGCTGACCGTGAACGTATTTCATTAGGTATCAAACAACTTGAAGACGATCCATTCAGCAGCTTTGCATCTAACTTCAAAAAAGGCGCAATTGTTAAAGGTAAAGTTACTGCAGTTGATGCTAAGGGTGCAACAGTTGAAATCGCTGACGGTATCGAAGGTTACTTAAAAGCACAAGATATTGCTCGTGAACGTATTGAAGATGCAACTACTGCATTAAATGTTGGTGATGAAGTAGAAGCGAAAATCGTAAATATCGATCGTAAAACTCGTGCAATTTCACTATCTGTACGTGCTAAAGATGAAGCTGATGAGAAAGAAGCATTAGCAGCTGTAAATAATACTGCAACTCAAGAAGATGCATCATTTACTAATGCAATGGCTGAAGCATTTAAAGCAGCATCAAAAACTGAGTAA